In the Gorilla gorilla gorilla isolate KB3781 chromosome 1, NHGRI_mGorGor1-v2.1_pri, whole genome shotgun sequence genome, GAAGAGCCTGTGTTTTTCTGCTGAACACCCACTGTTCCTGAGGACTCCTGCTGGGAAGTCCCAAGGGATAGTTCTAGCCCTTCTGCCTGTATAGACGGAAGCTAAACCACCAGTCTCTCGGAGGAAGCTGAGACAACATACTCTGTCCATACATAAGCAGGCAGGGAGGGCCATGCCACCTACCCTTGGCTAAACAGGGACAGCGAACACATTTTGGTTCCTATCCCAGTGGGTAAGAGGCACTTATCTCTGGGAAATTTGCCTCTCTTGGGAATCTCCCCCTCCCAGGCATTTTCCATTCCTGGAAAGGCTCCTTTGGGGTTCAGAATCCAGAGACCAAACCCTGACTgacctccttcctttcctccagcCCACGCTGGTCTGTCCCCATGCCTTCCCAGGGCTTCTTCATGTCAGATGCACCCAAGTCCTTAGCCCAGCTGTGCCACCTGCAGGAGTTCGCTCTTGCGTTTCTTCCCCTCCCCAAGAAGGGAGGGGGCCACTTCAGGCCCTTCTGTGTGTTGCCTGGCAGGATACCTTGTCCAACCAGCTACCCACCTCAACTCCCCTGTAGCTTAGGACACAAAACAGCTACCAGCGGTACAGAGCGGTGATCAAAGCCGAGTACTTACAACTCTGGTAAGCCTAGCTTCTCCGCCTCAGCCCTTCTGCTTCTGGAAGGGCTATCCTGGGGGTGAACTTGAAACTCTCATCAGGCTTCTGCAAAAGCTCTTCTTCCTGAAGACAGACCCAGCCTTTGTGCTCTCACCCTCCACTCTGGTAAAGCTGCACCTCTGGGGGAATGAGGGGCTGCAGGAATCTCCGGAGAGCCTGGTGCTTCACGATGCTGCTCTGGTGATTCTGGTACCTAATCTGGTGTGCTCACCAGTGAGTGAAAGGGATCGTGGGTCAGGGACACCGAGTGAGTGAGGTCACTTCCACTTCAAACCTTCAGTGAGGGGGTGGGATGGAGAGAatgctgaatctttttttttgacgGGATGGggtttttctctttgtaattatttctttagtttaattaaccTTTTGGTTGGTTGtgcaatattatatattttaaattataatgcaTCTCCCCAGAGTATTTTGTagctgggaaaagaaaaaaggaaaaaaagaaaaaaagattctaacAGCTGttagttttataattaaaaaagaaaaaagaactttgtCCTGAACCTTTTACAGACTTGCCGTTAACAGCATTAAAGTGATTCACCCGAAGCTGAAAGGTGTCTGGGGGTCTGTTTTCGTCCCCTTGGCAGCCGCACTGGGCCAGGGCAGGACTGGCTTCCCACTTGGAGCCAGAGACAGGGTAGGGGGATAGCCTAGGTCCAGAGGACGTACCTTGTCCTCATCCCAGATTCAGCTTTGCCTTTGGGATGAGAAAGGGTCAGGGCTCCCAACAGGCCTCTCACTGGGACAAGGAGTCGGGAGGCCATCTCTGCACTCCCAATGCCTCTGCTTTCCTTTGGAAAGGAAGTTGCAACAAGAATGGCTTCAGTTGCTCTTGgtcatttttctcctctcttccccgTTTGTATATGATTCTTGGGTCTATTTTAATTAACTTTAGTATGAAAATCACttgtcaggccaggcgcggtggctcactcctgtaatcccaacattgtgggaggccaaggtgggtggatcacttaaggtcaggagttccagaccagcctggccaacatggtgaaaccccatctctactaaaaatacagaaatagtcaggcgtggtgggaggtgcctgtagtcccagctactggggaggctgaggcaggagaatcgcttgaacctgagaagcagagttgcagtgagctggaatcgtgccactgcattccaacctgggcgacagagcaagactcttaaaaaaaaaaggaagtctgaATGAGGCCCTTTGATTCCATGAAGATCTCTAAAAGGAAAGAGTAGTAGTAAGGCTGGGGTAGATGTAGGTAAGTTTTAGGATAAGTAAACTTAAAGCGTAAAATATATATCACCATTTTAGAAGCGGGTTTTTGGGTTTGCTTTCTCCCCCTACTTTATTGGAGAGCACTTGCCATTGCTTTTATCAAGTGCTTGCTAGCCATGCATGCCAACTAACTTCTTCAATTGAAGGCCGGAGGATCATATCGGGTTCCAGGAGCCTCTTGAGCAGGTCCTGGCAATCGGCCGAGATGCTCAGATGAGTGGGGAAGGACACCCCCTTCTGCTGCTGCCACAGCATCTTGGGGATGTCTGTGTCGTCAAAAGGTAGGCTGGCACAGAGCATGACATACAGGACCACACCCATGCTCCAGACATCACCTTTTTTGCTATCGTGGGGAATACCCTGCAGCACCTCGGGGGCAGCATAGGCTGTACTGCCGCAGAAGGTCTGGCTCAGCTCCCAGCGTGACTTGGGCAACACCTTGGCAAAGCCAAAGTCAGTCAGCTTCAGGTTGAAGCCCTGCAACAAGGCGTTCTCACATTTGAGGTCCCGGTGGGCCACACCACAGCCATGGCAGTAGCGGATGGCCTCAACCATCTGACGGAAGAGGGCCTTGGCCCGGCTTTCAGGCAGTGGCCCCCCATTCAGCACGCAGTCAAAGACATCCCCTCCCTCAGCCAGCTCCATCACCAGGCAGATTTTCCCATCGGCAGACTCCAGCATCTCATACACCTGGATGATGTTCTTGTGGTCCAGGGTACGGATGATTTGGAGCTCCCGAGGGAGGAATCTTTGGATAAACTCTGAGGAAGTAAGGGGAGGAGAGATGGGCTGGCAGATCAGAAAGGCCCACCTCCTCACACCTGTCTCCTGCCTTCCAACTTCTGCCCACCTTGTCTGGGTCTTATTTCTTGGCTTTCTTAATGGTCTTAAATGTGTCTAGCTGCTTGGACATTGCAAAGAATGTTCACttctattatttttgtcattaGTATATCATTCAAAAGAAGCACTCCCCACCAGCCTTGTGGACTGTTGTGAGCAGTCTGTGAGACTGGATATCAAGGTGCTTTAGGGACTTTAGACAAAGCCACAGAATCACAAATTATAAGGCCTGATTTGTCCACAGGGTGGTGAGCCAGCTCCTCCCACCGCTGTCCCCTGACCCCACCATTCTTTCCATGAGCCCTGTCTTCCTTTTTCCCATCTCCACAGGCCTTGGCACCAGCCCCTGTTCTCTACTAGCCCTGGTTGTGGCCTCTGCCAGTCTCTGTTCCCCTGCCGGAAAGGAAAGCCTGGCTCAGGTTTTGCCTCTGAGGATCCTTCACCTCATGCCACATTCATCTTGCATTCTGGGGGGGTGTAATGTTCCTGGACTCCCAGAACCCCTCTGTTCCCCACTGACCCACTCCAGAGCTGCCATCGGGCTTGCTTGGTTCCAGGCCAGCGGGAGCAGGGAATGATCGAATGATCTAACGAACAGGAGGAagcacccacccacctcagccagccctccctccttccctccgaAGGGGCCCTGGCTCACCTTCTGGCCCTCCCATCTTGTCTATAACTTTAATTGCCACTTTTCTTTGGTGTTTTTTGGAAAAtgcttctttgacttttgagTAGGTCCCTTCCCCAATGGTCTTGCCCAGCTGGTACCCATTGGAGAGCAGAAAGTCCTCCATGCTGTCTAGCGCCGCCTTCCTATCACCCTCTCAGCTCATGCTGCCTCTGAGAGGCAGCTCTACTCCACCATCGCCCTTGGCCTGCTCCTTTTCTCCCCAAGGACTTCATCCGCAGCCGCCCCCAGCGTTAGAACATTCTCTGTCTGGACACAGCGGCGGGTAGTGGGGAGGGACAGGGCCAGACATTTTTAAGCTCCGGTGCAATTGTGATGTAGATGCTGTGTGACCCTTGGCCAAAATGGGCAGTGCCCCTACCTGCCCTCACtaccaccaccaaacccagcccgGATTAAGTCACCGCCGAGCCCGCCCCCGCGCCAGGCACTGAGTCGTAGTCCCGCTTGGGAGGGCGCTCCGCCGCGTCTGTGTGGGCCGGGAATGCGCGGCTCCTCGGCGTGGACGCCGCCTCGCGGCGGGTTGCCCTGGCCTGCTGCGCCCCCCTCGGGTGTCCGGGGTCTGCGCGACCCCGTCTCCAGGCGCCATGGCCAGAGCCCTCCAGTCCCCGATTCTGGCCCGCGCTGAGTGCCAGGGGCGGCAAGGGGCACCGTTGGGGGTTCTCCAGTGGGAGGAACGTGCTCTGTGAGGTCAGCGCGCCGCGGCCTGGGTCACAATGCTGCCCTCCTCGACGCCCGGGCCCTGGCACGCCACAGAGACCTGCCCGGCTCCGCCTGGACCGGAGCGTTCTCCCGCGGCCAGAGCTCGGGCAGCTGCTTCTAGCCTGGGACCGGTCTCAGCCGCCGGGAGGTGAGCGACGGCCCAGGGGTCGGGCGCGAGGCGGCGGCGCCCGGCGACCCGGGAGAGGCCTGACCGCCACTCCCCGCGCAGAGCGCCCCGGGGCTTGGACATGAGCACCCAGGAGCCCCCGCAGGGTCGGAGATTCCCCATTGAGGCCGGAGACTCCCGTGGCCTTGCCGCTGCCCCCGAGTCCCAGGACAGCCCGGAGGCGGTAGCGACGGAGCACAACCCGGTCAGGTAAGGCCCGCGCCCCACCCCCGCCTCCGCCCGTCCCGCGACCCCGCCCTCCGTCCCACTTGGCGCCCCCAGCAGTCAGGACCCCGCATCCACGTCCGGACCCCCGGGGACCCCAGGTGCACTCCCTGGTTGCGCCCCACAGGATGGGCCAAGCCCCTGCCTCAGCGGCCCCTGTCGCGCGCCGCTTTCCCCAGGCCGCTTCGTCGCTGCCCTGGATGCCACTGCCTGACGCTGCTGCACGTGCCCATCGACGTCTACCTCGCCATGGGTGGGAGCCCCCGGGCCCGCGCCACGTGAGTGCGCCTGCTCCCTGCGGCTCCGCGGGAGCTGGGCGGGAACGAGGCCCCCCGCGGGCCACCACGCTGAGGTCGCATGCGCCGAGCACGAGACAAtgatgcacattttaaaataaaagaatgatgcACATTTTAATAAAGCACAGCATAAACTGTTCTTTCCACTCCGGGCTGGCAGTGTATGTCTATCCGTCGGGCCCACCAGCTGCTCTGCCCAGTCCAATAACACTTTCCCTTCCGCGGCCTCCTCGTTTGGACCCAGCCTTAGGGGCCCGCCCTTCCGCCTTTCAACCTACGCCACTTCACTCCTCTCATATCTTGCTGGTCCTGACCCCTCCTGGGCAGCCTTTCCCTTGGGCCCTGCCCTGGTCCATCTCTCTAACCCTCTCGTGATTCTCCGGTGAAATTCACATCACTTTGCTGGACCCTGGCAACCCACAGAAGCGGGGAACAGGAGGAAGAGGTGGACCGACAAGTAACATAGAATACAGCCATTGGTCACCCACACCAggctatctatctatatctatctatctatctatctatatctatctatctatctaatctatctatctatctatctatctatctatctatctatctatctatctatctatcatctatctatgaatgagatggagtctcgctctgtttcccaggctggactgcagtggcatgatctctgttcactgcaacctctgcctcccaggttcaaacaattctcctgcctcagcctcccaagtagctgggactacaggtacccgacCAGACCCATTTTAATCCTCTCGAGCGAGAAGTTCTGCGACAAAGTTCTGCGACTTGCTCTTTGTGGCCCTAGGTGCCTGGGACCTTCCTTATTGGAAGGCTTTGGAGCTGCCCCAGTCCatcctgagccttggtttctccCAGGACTGAAGTGATCATAAAAAGATTGGGGAAGAGGCCATTTGAAAAATGGTGgcttgccaggcgcggtggctcacgcctgtaatcccagcactttgggagaccgaggcaggtggatcacaaggtcaggagttggagaccagcctggccaacatggcaaaaccccgtctctactaaaaatacaaaaattagctgggtgtggtggtacgcacctgtaatcccagccactcgggaggctgaggcaggagaattccttgaacccaggaggcagaggttacagtgagctgagatcatgccactgcactccagcctgggcaacagagcaagactctatccaaaaaaaaaaaaagaaaaagaaagacgtTGGTTTAacttcctattttacagatgagtgaaCTGAGCCTTTGAGACTTACCCAAGGTCCCCCAATGAGAGTCTAGCACACTCCTCAGCATCCTGAGACCACATGCCCTAAGATCTGCCCTCGGAGGGGCCCATGACAGGAAGCCTGCCTGGAAGTGCTAGTATTTAAGCTAAACAACTATTTCCTACTTTCCAATTTGGCTTTAATGAGCCCGTATATTCTACTTTCCAATTTTGTTACGGGGGGAGTGTAACCTAAAGGTCAGGTTCAGTCTCCTGTCCCCTGAGATCTAAGGACAATTGATTCAACACCCTCCTCTAATCCTCATAGGGTAGAGAAGTCCAAGCTTTCCCTAGAGCACCTTAAAATTCCACGTCACCCAAAAGGGATACCCTTCTCAGTTTCCACATAAAATGCTCTCCCAGGCAGTCCCCATG is a window encoding:
- the TSSK3 gene encoding testis-specific serine/threonine-protein kinase 3 encodes the protein MEDFLLSNGYQLGKTIGEGTYSKVKEAFSKKHQRKVAIKVIDKMGGPEEFIQRFLPRELQIIRTLDHKNIIQVYEMLESADGKICLVMELAEGGDVFDCVLNGGPLPESRAKALFRQMVEAIRYCHGCGVAHRDLKCENALLQGFNLKLTDFGFAKVLPKSRWELSQTFCGSTAYAAPEVLQGIPHDSKKGDVWSMGVVLYVMLCASLPFDDTDIPKMLWQQQKGVSFPTHLSISADCQDLLKRLLEPDMILRPSIEEVSWHAWLAST
- the FAM229A gene encoding protein FAM229A isoform X1, which translates into the protein MLPSSTPGPWHATETCPAPPGPERSPAARARAAASSLGPVSAAGRAPRGLDMSTQEPPQGRRFPIEAGDSRGLAAAPESQDSPEAVATEHNPVRMGQAPASAAPVARRFPQAASSLPWMPLPDAAARAHRRLPRHGWEPPGPRHVSAPAPCGSAGAGRERGPPRATTLRSHAPSTRQ
- the FAM229A gene encoding protein FAM229A isoform X2, giving the protein MLPSSTPGPWHATETCPAPPGPERSPAARARAAASSLGPVSAAGRAPRGLDMSTQEPPQGRRFPIEAGDSRGLAAAPESQDSPEAVATEHNPVRPLRRCPGCHCLTLLHVPIDVYLAMGGSPRARAT